The following proteins come from a genomic window of Corynebacterium falsenii:
- a CDS encoding glutamate ABC transporter substrate-binding protein yields MFSFRRHQLALYSTVLLAACAACSAPSPAMPQWPEPQDQANNALPVGAQYVYPGEADGSGSKQQQNKPPFGSLRPDDATPEERIPAIVKRGRVIVGVAQSLNRLGFRDPVTGDLAGFEVDLAREVARDIFGDPSRVEFRYVETRDREEALDQGDVDMIIRTMSITRPRQKQLEFSIPYLKVNPRLLVLDNSEIKSFKDLKGKTVCVARDSTSFNEAERLQIGRIMHTRTWTDCLMAMQRFQVDAIYTDDAILSGLQAQDPYTTLTGDYGEDSYYGVAFAPPTKTRDTAGLVRQVNSTLERIRNDGTWKKLYDKWMAEYLGPAPSLPMTYRTPEQSAELEQMRGQVNSHE; encoded by the coding sequence ATGTTTTCTTTTCGACGCCACCAGCTCGCCCTGTATTCCACCGTGTTATTGGCCGCCTGCGCAGCGTGCTCGGCACCAAGCCCGGCGATGCCGCAGTGGCCGGAGCCGCAGGATCAGGCGAACAATGCTCTGCCCGTGGGGGCGCAATACGTGTACCCGGGTGAGGCGGATGGTTCCGGCAGCAAGCAGCAGCAGAATAAGCCTCCGTTTGGCTCGTTGCGGCCGGACGATGCCACGCCTGAGGAGCGCATTCCGGCAATCGTCAAGCGCGGTCGCGTGATCGTGGGTGTTGCCCAATCGCTCAACCGGTTGGGATTCCGCGATCCGGTTACGGGTGATTTGGCGGGCTTCGAGGTGGACTTGGCGCGCGAAGTCGCCCGCGATATTTTCGGCGATCCGTCGCGGGTGGAGTTCCGCTACGTGGAGACGAGGGATCGCGAGGAGGCCCTAGACCAGGGTGATGTAGACATGATCATTCGCACTATGTCGATCACCCGCCCGCGGCAGAAGCAGTTGGAGTTTTCCATTCCCTACCTCAAGGTCAATCCGCGACTGTTGGTGCTCGACAATTCCGAGATCAAGAGCTTCAAGGACCTCAAGGGCAAAACGGTGTGCGTGGCCCGCGATTCCACCTCATTTAATGAAGCGGAACGTCTGCAGATCGGTCGGATCATGCACACCCGCACCTGGACTGATTGTTTGATGGCGATGCAGCGTTTCCAGGTGGATGCGATCTATACCGACGACGCAATTCTGTCCGGCCTTCAGGCGCAGGATCCGTACACCACGCTGACCGGCGATTACGGTGAGGATTCCTACTACGGCGTGGCCTTCGCCCCGCCCACCAAGACCCGGGACACCGCGGGGCTGGTGCGGCAGGTCAATAGCACGTTGGAGCGCATCCGCAACGATGGGACGTGGAAGAAGCTGTACGACAAGTGGATGGCCGAGTACCTCGGACCGGCACCGTCGTTGCCGATGACGTACCGCACCCCAGAGCAATCGGCGGAGCTGGAGCAGATGCGAGGGCAGGTGAATTCCCATGAGTGA
- a CDS encoding serine/threonine protein kinase has protein sequence MSDSDNPSNNHSEPTEVTEAVPFDPFADSDGETTTAAVAFDPFADTDGDTDASAGANAEDTTDVNTDPVTTTHSAEDSDERSRREALSTFRKRRGTHRQGATVAGGMVRLPFVSPTEPETAVVDPSEEIARGVEAPSLKRGDIIAGQYEILGPIAHGGLGWVYIAIDHKVADRYVVLKGMMATENPHEAAVAESERAFLADITHPGIVKIFNFIDDPRSPGGFIVMEFVGGPSLRSRRRRLSSGVFDVDIAIGYILEILQALDYLHSRGVVYNDLKPDNIIITEDQVKLIDLGAVTGIGAYGHIFGTKGFQAPEVAQTGPTVATDIYTVGRTLASLVVKLPVTNGAYADGLPTPDEEPLFREYLSLYRLLLRATDPNPDVRFSSATAMTNQLMGVLREVLAIRDGRQYPHLNTRFTAQRSTFGTKHAVFRTDQLVDGIERSAEISAAEVIAALPTPLADSSDPGFGLLSATSYTEASDLLDTLAQSLKQPNLSNSVEIPLAMVRARLDLGQTHEARELLHELEPRLRNDWRFHWHSGVAALLGSDFSAAQRFFNRVLYILPGEPAPKLALAATDELMLQQQGVNTQQLLSADAARVASALAYAQRVPVDDYSAVPDWNHLTNDPEALRFHAMRLYGLVWATNPTTVSSGFGLARQLEAEGLVDSAVAALDRVPSSSQHSRLARLTTILMLVNDHASLTESRIRRAARRLEIMPTNEPRLPQVRLAVLAAALSWLRDQKATPSNDAPLFDVEFTERGLRTGLEAGLRLLARQSQFPRHRYRLVDMANNIRPATWF, from the coding sequence ATGAGTGATAGCGATAACCCCAGCAATAACCACAGTGAGCCCACCGAAGTCACCGAGGCGGTGCCCTTCGACCCGTTTGCCGATTCCGATGGGGAGACCACTACGGCGGCGGTCGCGTTTGACCCGTTCGCGGATACGGACGGTGATACGGACGCGAGCGCGGGAGCGAACGCTGAAGACACCACGGATGTCAACACCGACCCCGTTACCACGACGCACAGCGCGGAGGATTCCGACGAGCGCTCCCGGCGCGAGGCTCTCAGCACGTTCCGCAAGCGCCGCGGCACACATCGCCAGGGAGCGACGGTGGCTGGCGGCATGGTGCGCCTGCCGTTCGTCTCTCCCACGGAGCCGGAAACGGCCGTGGTGGATCCCAGCGAGGAGATCGCCCGCGGGGTGGAGGCGCCGTCGCTGAAGAGGGGCGACATCATCGCCGGCCAGTACGAGATCCTGGGCCCCATCGCCCACGGTGGCCTGGGCTGGGTCTATATCGCGATCGATCACAAGGTGGCCGATCGCTACGTGGTGCTCAAGGGAATGATGGCCACGGAGAATCCGCACGAGGCCGCGGTGGCGGAGTCCGAGCGGGCGTTTCTTGCGGATATCACCCACCCGGGCATCGTGAAGATCTTCAACTTCATCGATGATCCGCGCAGCCCCGGCGGGTTCATTGTCATGGAGTTCGTGGGCGGCCCGTCGTTGCGGTCGCGCCGCAGGCGCCTGTCCAGTGGGGTGTTCGACGTGGACATCGCCATCGGTTACATCCTGGAGATCCTGCAGGCGCTGGACTACCTTCACTCCCGCGGGGTGGTTTACAACGACTTGAAGCCGGACAACATCATCATCACCGAGGACCAGGTCAAGCTCATCGACCTGGGCGCGGTGACCGGCATCGGCGCCTACGGTCATATCTTCGGCACGAAGGGTTTCCAGGCCCCGGAGGTGGCGCAGACCGGCCCGACGGTGGCCACGGATATTTACACGGTGGGCCGCACGCTCGCCTCCCTCGTCGTGAAACTGCCAGTCACCAACGGCGCCTACGCCGACGGCCTTCCCACCCCGGATGAGGAGCCACTGTTCCGCGAGTACCTGTCGCTTTACCGACTGCTGTTGCGCGCCACGGATCCGAACCCGGATGTCCGATTCAGCTCGGCGACGGCCATGACGAATCAGCTCATGGGCGTGCTGCGCGAGGTGTTAGCGATCCGCGACGGGCGGCAGTATCCGCACCTCAACACGCGCTTCACGGCGCAGCGCTCCACCTTCGGCACAAAGCACGCCGTTTTCCGCACCGACCAGCTCGTCGACGGCATCGAGCGCTCCGCTGAGATCAGCGCCGCGGAGGTCATTGCAGCACTGCCCACTCCCCTGGCGGACTCCTCCGATCCGGGCTTCGGGCTGCTATCGGCGACGAGCTACACCGAGGCGTCCGACCTACTCGATACCCTTGCGCAGTCGCTGAAGCAGCCGAACCTGTCAAACTCCGTGGAGATCCCCCTGGCGATGGTGCGCGCCCGCCTCGACCTGGGGCAGACGCACGAGGCCCGCGAGCTGCTGCACGAGCTCGAGCCGCGCCTGCGCAACGACTGGCGTTTCCACTGGCATTCGGGCGTGGCTGCCCTGCTCGGCAGCGATTTCTCCGCCGCGCAACGCTTTTTCAACCGGGTGCTCTACATCCTTCCCGGCGAGCCTGCGCCGAAGTTGGCACTGGCCGCCACCGATGAGCTCATGCTGCAGCAGCAGGGTGTGAACACGCAGCAACTTCTTTCAGCCGACGCCGCCCGCGTGGCCTCTGCCCTGGCGTATGCTCAGCGAGTTCCCGTGGATGATTACTCGGCGGTTCCGGACTGGAACCACCTGACCAACGATCCCGAGGCGCTGCGTTTTCACGCGATGCGCCTGTATGGCCTGGTGTGGGCCACGAACCCCACGACAGTGTCCAGTGGCTTCGGCCTGGCCCGCCAGCTGGAGGCCGAAGGGTTGGTGGATAGCGCCGTGGCGGCGCTCGACCGCGTGCCATCCTCGTCTCAGCACAGCCGGTTGGCACGGCTGACCACGATCTTGATGCTGGTTAACGACCATGCCAGCCTCACGGAGTCGCGCATTCGGCGCGCGGCCCGGCGCTTGGAGATCATGCCCACGAACGAACCCCGCCTGCCGCAGGTGCGGCTGGCTGTGCTGGCGGCGGCCCTGAGCTGGCTGCGGGACCAGAAAGCCACCCCCAGTAATGATGCCCCGCTATTCGATGTGGAGTTCACCGAGCGGGGCCTACGCACCGGCCTGGAGGCGGGCCTGCGCTTGCTTGCGCGGCAGTCACAGTTCCCCCGCCACCGCTACCGGCTGGTGGACATGGCGAATAACATCCGCCCGGCCACTTGGTTCTAA